A genomic segment from Salmo trutta chromosome 38, fSalTru1.1, whole genome shotgun sequence encodes:
- the LOC115177862 gene encoding trafficking protein particle complex subunit 5: METRFTRGKSAILERSLTRPKTEVSVSAFALLFSEMVQYCQSRVYSVSELQARLADLGQGVGASLLDVLVLREKNGKRETKVLNILLFIKVSVWRALFGKEADKLEQANDDDKTYYIIEKEPLINAFISVPKENSTLNCAAFTGGVVEAILTHSGFPAKVTVHWHKGTTLMIKFDEAVIARDKALEGR, encoded by the exons ATGGAGACTCGCTTCACCAGGGGCAAATCTGCGATTCTAGAGCGCTCGCTCACCAGGCCCAAGACTGAGGTCAGCGTGAGCGCATTCGCCCTGCTCTTCTCTGAAATGGTGCAATACTGCCAGAGTCGGGTGTACTCTGTGTCCGAGCTGCAGGCACGCTTGGCAGACTTGGGTCAAGGCGTGGGGGCCAGCCTGCTGGATGTGCTGGTGTTGCGAGAGAAGAATGGAAAAAGGGAAACCAAAGTCTTGAACATACTGCTCTTCATCAAG GTGTCGGTGTGGAGGGCCCTGTTCGGCAAGGAAGCGGACAAGCTGGAACAGGCCAACGACGACGACAAGACCTACTATATCATTGAGAAAGAGCCCCTGATCAACGCCTTCATCTCGGTGCCCAAAGAGAACAGCACGCTCAACTGTGCCGCTTTCACCGGGGGCGTGGTGGAGGCCATTCTAACACACAGCGGCTTCCCCGCCAAGGTCACTGTGCACTGGCACAAGGGCACCACTCTCATGATCAAGTTTGATGAGGCCGTCATCGCCCGAGACAAGGCACTGGAGGGCAGATAG